GGAGGAGGCGAAGCCTCGTACCAAGGACGAAGTGATTGCGATGCTGGAAGCGGAGGGAGAGATCTGGGCGACATTCCTCGATGGTGTCTCAGACGAGTTCTTGGCCGAGACCGTCTCGTTTCCCGCGGAGTTTTCGCAGCCGCCCAAGAGCCGCCTAGAGATGCTTCTGTCAGTAAAAGAGCACGAGATGCATCATCGCGGGCAGGTCATGCTCGTCCAACGCCTGTTGGGGATCGTGCCCCATCTGACTAGGCAGAGGGAAGCACGAATGGC
This Gemmatimonadota bacterium DNA region includes the following protein-coding sequences:
- a CDS encoding DinB family protein encodes the protein MTYYGSTELAQSSRTVRKNTLEAARDIPEDQYDFCPAQGCRTVEKMLTHIALSYRFQHQVHAVEKLSSMEGFDFMAIMAELAAEEAKPRTKDEVIAMLEAEGEIWATFLDGVSDEFLAETVSFPAEFSQPPKSRLEMLLSVKEHEMHHRGQVMLVQRLLGIVPHLTRQREARMAEAK